The segment TCATGGAGCACCACTCCAACATCGTCCCCTGGCACTTCCATCGCGAACGCAAGGGTGCGGTGATCAAGTGGGTAGACGTGCGTGACGATGGCAGCTTTGACCTCGACGCTTTCGAGGCGGCGCTGAGCGACAAGACGCGTATGGTCGCGGTTACGCATATGTCCAATGTCCTGGGCACCATCACGCCGGTCAAGCAGATGGTCGAAATCGCCCATGCGCGCGGTATTCCCGTGCTGGTCGATGGTTCGCAGGGCGCGGTCCATACCGTTGTCGATGTCCAGGACATTGGCGCCGATTTTTACATCATGACCGGCCACAAGCTTTATGGCCCGACGGGCATCGGCATTCTCTACGGCAAGTATGATCTCCTCGCCGAAATGCAGCCCTATCAGGGTGGCGGCGAAATGATCGATGTCGTCACCATGGACACGGTGACCTATAACGAGCCGCCGCATCGCTTCGAAGCTGGAACGCCGCCCATCGTCCAGGCCATCGGCCTTGGTGCGGCACTCAACTACATGACCGAGCTTGGCCGCGATACCATTGCCTCTCATGAGCACGAAGTCGCCGAATATGCGCTCGAACAGCTCGGCCGCATCAATTCGCTGCGCCTGATCGGCACGGCACAGGGCAAGGGCGGTATCTTCTCCTTCGAGATGGCCAATGCCCATGCCCATGACGTTGCGACCGTGCTCGATCGCTACGGCATTGCCGTTCGCGCCGGCACCCACTGCGCCATGCCGCTGCTCAAACGTTTCGGTGTCACCTCTACCTGCCGCGCCTCCTTCGCCCTATATAACGGCAAGGACGACGTCGACGCCTTGGTGGACGGCATCACCCGCGCCCAGAAATTCTTCGCCTGATTGGTACTGATATGTCCGATGAACCCGTAATTGACGAATCCAAGATTGCTCCGGCGCCCACCATTCCCGAGCCGCGCATCACCCCCAATGTCGGCGGCGGACTGCCCGACTCCGAAGTCGAGCGCATCACCAGCGATCTGATCGGTGCGCTCAAGACCGTCTATGATCCGGAAATCCCGGTCGACATCTACGAGCTGGGCCTGATCTACAAGGTCGACCTCGACGACGACCGCAATCTCACCATCGACATGACGCTGACCGCACCGGGTTGCCCGGTGGCTGGCGAAATGCCCGGCTGGGTGGAAAATGCCGCCCGCGGCGTCGAAGGTGTGCAGGATGTCACCGTCAACATGGTGTTCGATCCCCCGTGGGACGCCACCCGCATGAGCGAAGAAGCTCAAGTCGCGTTGAACTGGTGGTAATTTCAGGCGTTTCATCCTATACATCGTGAAACGCCGATAGAAAGTCGATGCCGATGGCCTTCAAGATCATGTCGCTGACCGATGCCGCTGCCGAGCGCATCACCGAGATCATCGAGGATTCCGAAAAGCCGGTCATCGGCCTCCGCGTCGGCATCAAGAATTCCGGCTGTGCCGGCGTCGCCTATACGATGGACTACCTCGAAGAGCCGGTGAAGGGTGACGACCATGTTGCCGACAAGGGCGTCAATGTCTGGATCGACCCCAAGGCCACCATGTATCTGCTCGGCACCGTCATGGATTTCGAAACCGCCAAGATGAGCGCCGGCTTTACCTTCAAGAATCCGAACCAGACTGGCGAATGCGGCTGCGGCGAGAGCGTCACGCTCAAGGCCGCCGACCTCAAGGCCATTGCAGAGGCTCGGCAGACCGCCTGATCTTTTCGCGATTGCACGATGAAATCCTCGCCCTGCGGCGGGGATTTTTGTTTGGGCGTACCGCTTGCCACGCCTCCGCAGTTGCATGGGGCAGGGCGCTGGTGCATTGATCGCCATCATGATCTCGCCCCTGCCGCCAGCCCTCACCATTGTCCCGCCCAACCGCCCGCTTACAGGGCGCGTCTCCCCACCGGGATCGAAGTCCATCACTAACCGTGCCCTGTTGCTCGCGGCACTGGCCAATGGCACCAGCCGGCTGACCGGTGCGCTCAAGAGCAAGGACACGACGCTGATGGCCGCTGCATTGCGGCAGATGGGCGTCACCGTCGATGAGCCTGATGAGACGAGTTTTGTGGTCACCAGCACGGGGCGCCTGCAGGCACCAGAGGGGCCGCTGTTCCTGGGCAATGCAGGAACCGCAACGCGCTTCCTGACGGCCGCTGTGGCGACGGTGGACGGCACGGTCGTGGTTGATGGCGACGAAGAAATGCGACTTCGCCCGATTGGCCCGCTGGTTACCGCATTGCAGTCGCTTGGCATCGCCGCCAGCGCGCCAACCGGTTGCCCGCCGGTTACCATTGTCGGCAATGGCAGTTTCGGTTCAGGTCGCGTCGAGATCGATGGCGGGCTGTCCAGCCAATATGTCTCGGCCCTGCTGATGGCTGCGCCTCTTGGCGATGGCCCGATCACCGTCGCCCTGACGGGCAAGGAAATCGGTGCCCGCGGTTATGTGGACCTGACGCTTGCAGCCATGCGCAGCTTTGGCGCGTCGGTGGAACAGCTCGACGCCGGCACCTGGCAGGTTGAGCCTACCGGCTACAAGGCTGCCGATCTTCTTGTCGAGCCCGACGCTTCGGCTGCTACCTATCTCTGGGGCATCGAGGCCCTGACCGGCGGCACGGTCGACCTCGGTGTTGCCGCCGATGCCTTCACCCAGCCCGACGCCCTTGCCCAAGCCGTCATCGCCCAATATCCCAACATGCCCGCCGTGATCGACGGCTCGCAGATGCAGGACGCCGTTCCCACGCTGGCCGTCCTCGCAGCCTTCAATAACCAGCCGGTCCGTTTCGTCGGCATTGCCAATCTGCGCGTCAAGGAGACTGATCGTATCCGCGCCGTGGCCAATGAGCTCAACCGCATCCTTCCGGGTCTGGCCACCGAAGAGGGCGATGATCTGCTGGTCGCTTCAGACCCAGATCTGGCGTCTCGCAGCCAATCGGCTCGCGTGGAGACCTACCACGATCATCGCATCGCCATGAGCTTTGCGCTGGCCGGAATGAAGCTGCCGGGAATCACGATCCTCGACCCTGCCTGCACCGGCAAGACCTATCCCGCCTATTGGGACATGCTGGAAAGCCTTGGCGTCGAACTGCAGCCAGCTGGCTGATTAGGCAGCAGATGCGCCCGGTAGCGGTGATTGCAGGGCGGCGAGCTGGATCTCGCTGAACACCTTGTTGCGGCCGGCGTGCTTGGCAGCGTAGAGGCATTGGTCGGCGCGTTCGATCATCGAGGTCGACGTGTCGCCAACCCTGTAGGCCGCAATGCCGAAACTCGCCGTGATACGGCCCAGTTTCTCGTTGGTCGAGCGCTTGAGCAATTCCTTGGCCTGGATCGCCTTGCGGATGTTTTCCGCGACGATGATCGCGCCCTCAAGATCGGTCGAGGGCAGGATGGCGACGAATTCTTCGCCACCATAGCGGGCCGCCAGATCCTTGCCCTTGATATTGGACTTCAGCGTCATCGCCACGAGGCGAAGCACCTGATCGCCGGTCTGATGGCCATAGGTGTCGTTGAAATTCTTGAAGTGGTCGATGTCGATGATCATCAGGCACAACGGATCATCGACCGCTTCGGCATGGGTCACAGCCGCGTCCAGGCCCTCATCGAAGCTCTTGCGGTTGGCTATCTTGGTCAGTGGATCGAGCATGGACTCGCGCCGCACGTCGTCCAGATCGCGCTGCAGCGAGGCGATGTCCTCGCGGGAGGACGACAGTTTGTCTTCCAGCGCCAGATTGGTTTCCTGCATTCGCCGGGTCTCGGCCAGCAGACGTTCAGCCAGTTCCTTCATGCGCTCTGGCGAGATGTCGCGTGCGAGAACACCGCTCGCTGTTTGCAGCGAGCCAGAATAGGCGTTGGCCGTGGTCATGGCGCCGTCGATTGCTTCGTGAACGGCCTCGATACGCGCGTGCATTCGCTCGGACACGACCGACATGCGGTCGTTGACGTCAGACTTGAGGAATTCGTTGTAAAGCGTCTCGGCAAGATCGGCCGAGGGCGTGCTGCCGCCACGGAAAATCGCGTTAATGCGGTTGTTCAGTGTCGGATTGACGCCCGTCGAATAGGTGAACAGCAGTTCGTAGAACTGGGGATAGGGCGGGATACCGCTGCGCTTCAAAAGGTCGAAAGCCGAATTGGCGTAGCCAAGCGCGCGTTTGAATTCCTGATCTGACACCGCGTCCCTCGAGCCGTTGCGCTCAATCCAGGATGTGTCACCACATTCTGGTTCCCTGTCAGGAAGATACCTTTGATGTCATCAAATACAACTGTGCCGACACAATAATGCGTCGGCACCCACAATCAAATCGATACAGTTCTAGTTGCTAAGCCGCGTTGGGCGCAGAAGAAATGCCGGAATGGGACCGTCATTGCCGAAGGGCGAGTTGCTGGTCTCACCCGAATCATTTGCTTCCGATTCCGCACGTGACCGGCCACGACCGCGCTTCGGACGTTCCGAAGCGGGTTCGGACGCAGGAGCGGTTTCGGCGGCCTCGGCAGCACTTGCCTTCGCCTCCGCTTCTGCGCGCGTCATGCCACGACGGCGTGGACGCGCCTGGACCGGTTCTGCCAGCGGGGCATCTTCCACCACCTCTGCGACGACTTCAGCGACGTCGCCGGTCTCGGCAGCCGGACGCTTGCGGGCGCCACCGCGGCGGGTGCGAGCCGGACGGGCAGGGCGCTCGGCGGTCTCACCTTCGGCAGCCTCAGCAGCTGGCGCAGACTTGCCGGTATCGAGATAATCGATTGGCTTCTGGATCAGCTTGAGGATGGCGTCGAGATGCTTGCCATCAGCCGGTCCCACCAAGGTATAGGCGACGCCCGAACGACCGGCGCGGCCAGTACGGCCGATGCGATGCACATAGTCTTCGGCATGCACGGGCACGTCGAAATTGAACACATGGCTCACGGCCGGAATATCCAGACCGCGCGCAGCAACGTCACTGGCTACAAGAAGCGTCAGCTTGTTGGTCTTGAACGCATCGAGCGTTTCCATGCGGCTCTTCTGGTCCATGTCGCCATGCAGCGCGCCAGCCGAGAAGCCGTGGCGCTCGAGCGAACGGGCAAGGGTCGCCACATCGCGCTTGCGATTGCAGAAGATGATGGCGTTGGTCAGGCCTTCGGACGCGCGGATGCGGTCGCGCAGCACGGCGCGCTTTTCGTCAGGCTTGGACGAGACCTTAACCAGCTTCTGGTCGATGGTGTCAGCGGTCGATGCGGTGCGCGAAACCTGCACATGCACCGGGTCCTTGAGGAACTTCTTGGTGAGCTTCTCGATCTGGCCGTCCATCGTTGCCGAGAACAGCATGGTCTGGCGGCGGGGCGGCAGGCGCGAGACGATCTTTTCGATGTCGTCGATAAAGCCCATGTCGAGCATACGGTCCGCCTCGTCGATGACGAGGATTTCGACGCCGGTCAGCAGGATTTTGCCGCGATCGAATTGGTCAAGCAGGCGGCCGGGGGTCGCGATCAGCACGTCCACACCGCGGTCGAGCTTCTTGTTCTGGTCTTCAAAGCTGACGCCGCCGATGATCAGCGCCATCGTCAGACGATGGTTCTTTCCATACTTCTCGAAATTCTCGGAAACCTGCGCCGCGAGTTCGCGCGTCGGTTCGAGAATGAGCGTACGGGGCATGCGGGCGCGAGCGCGGCCATTTTCCAGCAGATGGATCATGGGCAGCACGAAACTGGCTGTCTTGCCGGTGCCGGTCTGGGCGATGCCGATAACGTCCTTCTTCTGGAGGACGTGGGGAATGGCCTGTGCCTGGATTTCTGTCGGAGACGTGTAGCCGGCCGCTGCAACGGCGTCGGATACTTTGGTTGAAAGGCCAAGCGCGGAGAATTCGGTCAAGTTTGGTAATTCCACTCAGAAATGTGGCCCGGGGCCAGATCCAGTTCGAGACATTCGAACGGTGCGCCGGGGTCGTCAGCAGTGGACAAATACATACGAAAACGCATCCACAGCCGGGCGGGCCACAGGACGGTTGCAATACAGCGCGTCACGCAATGGCCCCGAAGCGCCCCGCTATTGTCGGCTGTGTCCAAAGACTGGCCGTCAAGCGGGAAATGCTCCAGCGGCGCGGACCATAGCGCAAAGGCCTTGTCTGTCAACGCATTTGGCGTTGTTAGGCTTAATTGTGGCCTTCAAGACAACGGGGTGACAGTGCAAGTGCGCTAGACGTCGAGATCGGTCACGAAGGCAGCGTTTTCCTGGATGAAGTCGAAACGGGCTTCGGGCTTGGTGCCCATCAGGCGATCGACCGTGACGCGGGTGGCTTCCAGATCGTCGCGTACCTTCACCTGCAGCAGCGTTCGCGATTTCACCGACATGGTGGTTTCGCGCAGATGCGAGAACGGCATTTCGCCCAGGCCCTTGAAGCGGGTCATGTCGACCTTGCCCTTGCCGGTGAACT is part of the uncultured Devosia sp. genome and harbors:
- a CDS encoding cysteine desulfurase — translated: MTFDLAKVRADFPILSEQIHGNRLVYLDSGASAQKPVQVLDRMDHAFRHEYANVHRGLHTLANRATEAYETGRHTAQKFLNAARPEEIIFTKSATEAINLVAQSFAGPRIGEGDEIVTTIMEHHSNIVPWHFHRERKGAVIKWVDVRDDGSFDLDAFEAALSDKTRMVAVTHMSNVLGTITPVKQMVEIAHARGIPVLVDGSQGAVHTVVDVQDIGADFYIMTGHKLYGPTGIGILYGKYDLLAEMQPYQGGGEMIDVVTMDTVTYNEPPHRFEAGTPPIVQAIGLGAALNYMTELGRDTIASHEHEVAEYALEQLGRINSLRLIGTAQGKGGIFSFEMANAHAHDVATVLDRYGIAVRAGTHCAMPLLKRFGVTSTCRASFALYNGKDDVDALVDGITRAQKFFA
- a CDS encoding 3-phosphoshikimate 1-carboxyvinyltransferase, translated to MISPLPPALTIVPPNRPLTGRVSPPGSKSITNRALLLAALANGTSRLTGALKSKDTTLMAAALRQMGVTVDEPDETSFVVTSTGRLQAPEGPLFLGNAGTATRFLTAAVATVDGTVVVDGDEEMRLRPIGPLVTALQSLGIAASAPTGCPPVTIVGNGSFGSGRVEIDGGLSSQYVSALLMAAPLGDGPITVALTGKEIGARGYVDLTLAAMRSFGASVEQLDAGTWQVEPTGYKAADLLVEPDASAATYLWGIEALTGGTVDLGVAADAFTQPDALAQAVIAQYPNMPAVIDGSQMQDAVPTLAVLAAFNNQPVRFVGIANLRVKETDRIRAVANELNRILPGLATEEGDDLLVASDPDLASRSQSARVETYHDHRIAMSFALAGMKLPGITILDPACTGKTYPAYWDMLESLGVELQPAG
- a CDS encoding DEAD/DEAH box helicase — encoded protein: MTEFSALGLSTKVSDAVAAAGYTSPTEIQAQAIPHVLQKKDVIGIAQTGTGKTASFVLPMIHLLENGRARARMPRTLILEPTRELAAQVSENFEKYGKNHRLTMALIIGGVSFEDQNKKLDRGVDVLIATPGRLLDQFDRGKILLTGVEILVIDEADRMLDMGFIDDIEKIVSRLPPRRQTMLFSATMDGQIEKLTKKFLKDPVHVQVSRTASTADTIDQKLVKVSSKPDEKRAVLRDRIRASEGLTNAIIFCNRKRDVATLARSLERHGFSAGALHGDMDQKSRMETLDAFKTNKLTLLVASDVAARGLDIPAVSHVFNFDVPVHAEDYVHRIGRTGRAGRSGVAYTLVGPADGKHLDAILKLIQKPIDYLDTGKSAPAAEAAEGETAERPARPARTRRGGARKRPAAETGDVAEVVAEVVEDAPLAEPVQARPRRRGMTRAEAEAKASAAEAAETAPASEPASERPKRGRGRSRAESEANDSGETSNSPFGNDGPIPAFLLRPTRLSN
- a CDS encoding GGDEF domain-containing protein, whose translation is MSDQEFKRALGYANSAFDLLKRSGIPPYPQFYELLFTYSTGVNPTLNNRINAIFRGGSTPSADLAETLYNEFLKSDVNDRMSVVSERMHARIEAVHEAIDGAMTTANAYSGSLQTASGVLARDISPERMKELAERLLAETRRMQETNLALEDKLSSSREDIASLQRDLDDVRRESMLDPLTKIANRKSFDEGLDAAVTHAEAVDDPLCLMIIDIDHFKNFNDTYGHQTGDQVLRLVAMTLKSNIKGKDLAARYGGEEFVAILPSTDLEGAIIVAENIRKAIQAKELLKRSTNEKLGRITASFGIAAYRVGDTSTSMIERADQCLYAAKHAGRNKVFSEIQLAALQSPLPGASAA
- a CDS encoding SUF system Fe-S cluster assembly protein, which gives rise to MSDEPVIDESKIAPAPTIPEPRITPNVGGGLPDSEVERITSDLIGALKTVYDPEIPVDIYELGLIYKVDLDDDRNLTIDMTLTAPGCPVAGEMPGWVENAARGVEGVQDVTVNMVFDPPWDATRMSEEAQVALNWW
- a CDS encoding iron-sulfur cluster assembly accessory protein, with amino-acid sequence MPMAFKIMSLTDAAAERITEIIEDSEKPVIGLRVGIKNSGCAGVAYTMDYLEEPVKGDDHVADKGVNVWIDPKATMYLLGTVMDFETAKMSAGFTFKNPNQTGECGCGESVTLKAADLKAIAEARQTA